A window of the Macrobrachium rosenbergii isolate ZJJX-2024 chromosome 43, ASM4041242v1, whole genome shotgun sequence genome harbors these coding sequences:
- the LOC136828608 gene encoding twist-related protein 2-like has protein sequence MVQKGPNYTSDAILGLPIKCEYSPPGYTLPLQESHLEAVSSSSSTLAPAPTALSLMADVSPRSSCGNHDARSSCGEEEPRGRKRHIEEESEESRLAKTRKKSPQSYEELQQARILANVRERQRTQSLNEAFSSLRRIIPTLPSDKLSKIQTLKLAIRYIDFLYQVLDTDAHDQRLSSSCTYVAHERLSYAFNVWRMEGAWGGHL, from the coding sequence ATGGTCCAAAAAGGTCCAAACTACACTTCGGATGCCATCTTAGGCCTACCCATAAAGTGTGAGTATTCCCCACCGGGATATACTCTGCCTCTGCAGGAGTCCCACTTAGAGGCAGTCTCTTCCTCCTCGAGCACATTGGCACCAGCCCCTACAGCACTGTCGTTAATGGCCGATGTCAGCCCTCGAAGCTCCTGCGGGAACCACGATGCCCGCTCGTCCTGCGGAGAGGAGGAGCCCCGCGGCCGCAAGAGGCACATCGAGGAGGAGAGCGAGGAGAGCCGCTTGGCGAAGACTCGAAAGAAATCGCCCCAGAGCTACGAAGAGCTGCAGCAGGCGAGGATCTTGGCCAACGTCCGTGAGCGCCAAAGGACGCAGAGTTTGAACGAAGCCTTCAGCTCCCTGAGGCGGATCATCCCAACGCTCCCCTCGGATAAGCTCTCCAAGATCCAGACGTTAAAGCTGGCCATCCGATACATAGACTTTCTCTACCAGGTGCTGGATACCGACGCCCACGACCAAAGGCTCTCTTCCTCCTGCACCTACGTGGCACACGAGCGACTCAGCTATGCCTTTAACGTCTGGAGGATGGAGGGAGCATGGGGTGGACACCTATAA